One region of Anaerolineae bacterium genomic DNA includes:
- a CDS encoding hemolysin family protein — MSESAAMEDLLQFLPRLLAVLVLVGANGFYVAAEFALVSVRRTRVEELIAQGNVAARAVRRAIDDPDRFIAATQLGITIASLALGWIGEPALAELLEPLFYRLEVPWAGITAHSLSIVLGFSLITFLHVVLGELAPKSVALAYPEATAFIVARPTIWTENLFRPFIWLLNGAGNLVLRLIGLERPRGHQLVHSVAELKMLVQASEEGGVLEKEEVEMLERVFDFSDRYVREVMIPRTEVVAIERTATLGEFLTTFARSQHSRFPVYTEDLDHVDGIISIKDVLTLLAQRDMDRSLTLEQLNVIRPVLMVPESRRIGDLFQEMRRTRTQMAVVIDEYGGTAGLVTLEELAEEIIGRMSDEWVEEETEVEPIGEGQFEVDAMLHIDEINAELGLGLPESSEYETLAGFLLYLLRRIPKVKDEVSWRDLRFTVLEMKGPKIERVLISRMSTDRPETILPSGG; from the coding sequence ATGAGTGAATCTGCAGCAATGGAAGATTTACTACAGTTTTTACCTCGCCTGTTAGCTGTCCTCGTCCTGGTGGGGGCGAATGGCTTCTACGTAGCCGCGGAATTCGCCTTGGTAAGCGTCCGCCGCACACGTGTGGAAGAGCTGATCGCCCAGGGGAACGTCGCTGCACGAGCCGTTCGACGTGCCATAGATGATCCCGATCGCTTTATCGCCGCGACACAGCTCGGCATCACCATCGCCAGCCTGGCTCTGGGATGGATAGGTGAGCCGGCTTTGGCCGAGTTGTTAGAGCCTCTCTTCTATCGGCTGGAGGTCCCTTGGGCTGGGATCACAGCCCACTCTCTGTCCATTGTACTTGGCTTCAGCCTCATCACCTTCCTGCATGTCGTCCTGGGTGAGCTAGCGCCCAAGTCGGTGGCTCTAGCATACCCAGAGGCAACTGCTTTCATCGTGGCTCGCCCGACGATATGGACGGAAAACCTCTTCCGCCCATTTATCTGGCTGCTTAACGGTGCGGGGAACCTGGTCTTGCGGCTGATTGGCCTCGAACGCCCCAGAGGCCATCAACTGGTACACTCCGTTGCGGAGTTGAAAATGCTGGTTCAGGCCTCGGAAGAAGGGGGAGTGCTGGAGAAAGAAGAGGTAGAGATGTTGGAACGTGTATTCGACTTTAGCGATCGTTATGTGCGCGAGGTGATGATCCCACGTACAGAGGTGGTCGCCATCGAGCGCACAGCAACTCTAGGCGAGTTCCTTACCACTTTTGCCCGCTCTCAGCATTCCCGGTTCCCTGTTTACACCGAGGACCTGGATCACGTGGATGGCATTATCTCTATCAAAGACGTACTGACGTTGCTGGCCCAGCGTGACATGGATCGCTCGCTGACGCTGGAACAGTTGAATGTGATCCGCCCGGTTTTGATGGTCCCGGAAAGCCGTCGCATCGGCGATTTATTCCAGGAAATGCGCCGCACCCGGACACAGATGGCCGTCGTGATTGACGAATATGGCGGCACTGCTGGCCTGGTCACTCTGGAGGAGTTGGCAGAGGAAATCATCGGCCGCATGAGTGATGAGTGGGTGGAAGAAGAGACGGAAGTTGAGCCGATCGGCGAAGGCCAGTTTGAAGTGGACGCGATGCTTCACATCGACGAGATCAACGCCGAACTGGGACTGGGATTGCCGGAGTCATCCGAGTACGAGACGCTGGCGGGCTTTCTCTTATACCTTCTGCGTCGCATCCCGAAGGTGAAAGATGAAGTCAGCTGGCGTGATCTGCGCTTTACAGTTTTAGAGATGAAAGGGCCAAAGATCGAGCGTGTGCTTATCAGCCGCATGTCGACAGACCGACCTGAGACCATCTTGCCATCTGGAGGATAG
- a CDS encoding undecaprenyl/decaprenyl-phosphate alpha-N-acetylglucosaminyl 1-phosphate transferase encodes MYTAYFAVFAIAFLLAIVCTPIAGRLGHRLGWVDQPDGRRRHHGNVPRLGGIALYAAFVGALLMSLILPATWLPPRLDPKELTRLAGLLVGTTFVFIAGLVDDRYELSPAVQLAIQVMAGLIAIAFIIHIKHVNNPFTSQLFFGPDGFPAPIVWALTIFWFAGMMNTVNWLDGLDGLAAGVGAILCAVLALHMFREGQYSVVMQPLALLGATLGFLPFNFHPARVFMGSAGSYVLGFALAALGIIGGAKMATVLLVMGLPILDVAWLILRRWHQGRSPGQGARDHLHFRLVDKGLGQRTIVLGYYVFSAGFGALALAIGPRLYKLIALMLLGAIGLGVLWWANRGEPPAIPHPREPDALRLFEDRAGRSARRDDEQPRR; translated from the coding sequence ATGTATACGGCTTATTTCGCTGTGTTTGCTATTGCTTTCCTGCTGGCGATCGTATGCACGCCGATCGCTGGCCGGCTAGGCCATCGTCTGGGTTGGGTGGATCAGCCCGATGGACGTCGCCGACATCATGGAAACGTCCCGCGCCTAGGGGGGATCGCGCTCTATGCAGCGTTTGTGGGAGCGCTGCTGATGTCGCTGATATTGCCAGCCACCTGGCTGCCCCCTCGTCTGGATCCTAAGGAGTTGACGCGACTGGCCGGGCTGCTGGTGGGGACAACGTTCGTCTTCATCGCCGGCCTCGTAGACGATCGTTATGAGCTGAGCCCTGCGGTGCAATTGGCTATTCAGGTGATGGCCGGCCTGATCGCGATTGCCTTTATCATCCATATCAAGCACGTCAACAACCCGTTTACCTCGCAGCTCTTCTTCGGCCCGGATGGGTTTCCCGCGCCGATCGTCTGGGCGTTGACCATCTTCTGGTTCGCAGGCATGATGAACACGGTCAACTGGCTGGACGGACTCGATGGGCTGGCAGCCGGGGTTGGGGCGATCCTGTGCGCCGTGCTAGCTCTGCATATGTTCCGCGAGGGGCAGTACAGCGTCGTAATGCAGCCTCTGGCCCTACTGGGAGCTACATTGGGCTTTCTACCTTTCAACTTCCACCCGGCACGCGTCTTCATGGGGAGCGCCGGCTCATATGTGCTGGGATTTGCTTTGGCCGCGCTAGGCATCATCGGCGGGGCCAAGATGGCTACCGTCCTGCTAGTGATGGGGCTCCCCATTCTAGATGTGGCCTGGCTGATCTTGCGACGCTGGCATCAAGGGCGATCCCCAGGCCAAGGGGCTCGCGATCACCTGCACTTTCGGTTAGTAGATAAGGGGCTGGGACAGCGCACGATCGTGTTGGGGTACTATGTCTTCTCGGCTGGGTTCGGCGCGCTAGCGCTGGCGATCGGGCCGCGCCTGTACAAGCTGATTGCGCTCATGCTGCTAGGAGCGATTGGGCTCGGCGTGTTGTGGTGGGCTAATCGAGGGGAACCACCTGCCATCCCTCATCCGCGGGAGCCAGATGCCCTACGTCTATTCGAGGATCGTGCTGGAAGATCAGCCAGGCGCGATGATGAGCAGCCCAGGCGATGA
- a CDS encoding MBL fold metallo-hydrolase, which produces MACRRLKVGRALVHIVDDGQMWMDAGGMFGVVPKRLWSQITTADAENRVPLALRCLLIESQGRRILVDTGYGDKLTPRVREILGFEPDDRDRLLRSLGAAGFGPDDVDIVLNTHLHGDHCGGNTRWTDGPGSPVIPTFPRAVYWVQRLELADASFPNERTRGAYFAENFQPLQQANRLHMIDGDVWLTDEVHTWITPGHTRAHQCVVIESEREAAIFLADAAPWAVNLERLAWVPAYDIEPLVSIQTKKQIIAWAAHHRAWLIFQHDPRIDVGHLAPADEGWQVVPLD; this is translated from the coding sequence ATGGCTTGTCGCAGGCTGAAAGTGGGCCGTGCTTTGGTTCACATTGTGGATGACGGACAAATGTGGATGGATGCCGGTGGGATGTTCGGAGTGGTGCCCAAACGGCTGTGGAGCCAAATCACTACCGCAGATGCCGAGAACCGGGTCCCCTTGGCACTGCGTTGCTTGCTGATCGAATCGCAGGGACGGCGCATCCTGGTAGATACCGGCTACGGTGACAAACTAACGCCGCGCGTGCGCGAGATCCTCGGTTTTGAACCAGATGATCGGGATCGCCTGTTGCGCTCGTTAGGTGCGGCTGGCTTCGGCCCAGATGATGTGGACATCGTCCTCAACACCCACCTACATGGCGACCACTGCGGCGGCAATACCCGCTGGACTGACGGGCCTGGCTCTCCTGTGATCCCTACGTTTCCACGCGCCGTGTACTGGGTACAGCGGCTAGAGCTAGCGGATGCCTCGTTTCCCAATGAGCGCACGCGCGGAGCCTACTTCGCTGAGAATTTTCAGCCCCTGCAACAGGCCAATCGCCTTCACATGATAGATGGCGATGTCTGGCTAACCGATGAGGTGCACACCTGGATCACGCCCGGCCACACGCGAGCACATCAATGCGTGGTGATCGAGAGCGAGAGAGAGGCGGCTATCTTCCTAGCTGATGCAGCCCCATGGGCAGTGAATCTGGAAAGGCTGGCTTGGGTGCCAGCTTATGACATAGAGCCATTGGTGAGCATTCAGACCAAAAAGCAGATCATCGCCTGGGCTGCTCATCATCGCGCCTGGCTGATCTTCCAGCACGATCCTCGAATAGACGTAGGGCATCTGGCTCCCGCGGATGAGGGATGGCAGGTGGTTCCCCTCGATTAG
- a CDS encoding HEAT repeat domain-containing protein, whose product MGLITRLRNWRRNRSVAPSFEGDPFAALADTRPRRRWEAAAALRDQSLAEQAIIALTQALADPEPFVRWEAGQSLIALGTEEAIQALSESLRDPSPRRRAAAAEALGQPGWVQVLPLLTAVLVDRDPGVRVAAALAIGRIGHPLGIPHLAACLEREPSAGVRWVIARALGMIGDPAAVSPLRQCLAALWEPAPVRRSAAWALGQLGWDAGAVEGLLAALSDPDPQVRWHACLGIGNVIQAALRARQADHELVARAREALSQLWKDGADAGFGLVGEAAVQALTQINAALRSRRLIRLRPQTMER is encoded by the coding sequence ATGGGATTGATCACTCGCTTACGCAACTGGCGCCGTAATCGTTCTGTCGCTCCCTCTTTCGAGGGAGATCCTTTCGCCGCGCTGGCCGATACGCGGCCGCGACGCCGTTGGGAGGCGGCTGCCGCACTGCGCGACCAATCCCTGGCTGAACAGGCCATCATTGCGCTGACTCAGGCGCTGGCCGACCCAGAACCGTTTGTGCGCTGGGAGGCCGGCCAGTCCCTAATTGCGCTCGGCACAGAAGAGGCGATACAGGCCCTCAGCGAGTCTCTGCGCGATCCCTCCCCGCGGCGACGGGCCGCCGCTGCCGAGGCGCTAGGGCAGCCCGGCTGGGTTCAGGTCCTTCCCCTTCTGACCGCAGTACTGGTGGATCGCGATCCCGGCGTGCGCGTAGCGGCCGCGCTAGCCATTGGGCGGATTGGACATCCCCTCGGCATCCCCCATTTAGCGGCTTGCCTGGAGCGAGAGCCATCGGCCGGAGTGCGTTGGGTCATTGCCCGCGCGCTGGGGATGATCGGCGACCCAGCGGCCGTCTCCCCACTGCGTCAATGCTTAGCTGCTCTATGGGAGCCGGCGCCAGTCCGCCGAAGCGCTGCTTGGGCCCTCGGGCAACTGGGATGGGACGCCGGGGCGGTCGAAGGCTTACTGGCCGCGCTGAGCGATCCCGACCCTCAGGTGCGCTGGCATGCCTGCCTGGGCATAGGAAACGTGATACAAGCTGCGTTGCGAGCCAGGCAGGCCGACCATGAGCTGGTCGCGCGCGCCCGTGAAGCCCTGAGCCAGCTTTGGAAGGATGGAGCGGATGCCGGCTTCGGCCTGGTAGGTGAGGCCGCAGTTCAGGCGCTGACACAGATCAACGCGGCTTTGCGGAGTCGGCGGCTAATCCGATTGAGACCACAAACCATGGAGCGCTGA
- a CDS encoding PHP domain-containing protein encodes MTLRFDLHLHSHYSYDCLVPLEQVADAARRAGLDGVALTDHNEIVGSLRLASSLADGDLRVIPAEEITTAEGDLIGLFLSERIPPGLSARETVARIKEQGGLVYVPHPLARGVPPRLRWPVLLELLPDVDIIEGVNARSPFAADNRRAEELALVYDKAIGAGSDAHFPFEYGRCWVEIENFDSPQQFLENLRRGRAFGPRKTAFWLSGISLMIKRVRLAWWRLHGFRGFQR; translated from the coding sequence ATGACGCTTCGATTCGATCTGCACCTTCACTCCCATTATTCGTACGATTGCCTGGTGCCTCTGGAGCAGGTAGCCGACGCCGCTCGCCGTGCCGGGCTGGACGGCGTTGCCCTCACCGATCACAACGAGATCGTCGGCTCCTTGCGGCTAGCGTCGTCGCTCGCCGATGGCGACCTGCGCGTCATCCCGGCGGAGGAGATCACCACGGCCGAAGGGGACCTGATTGGCCTCTTTCTGAGCGAGCGGATCCCACCAGGCCTATCCGCCCGTGAGACGGTTGCGCGGATCAAGGAGCAGGGCGGCCTGGTCTACGTGCCTCATCCGCTGGCACGAGGGGTGCCGCCCCGCTTACGTTGGCCTGTGTTGCTGGAGTTACTACCAGATGTGGACATCATCGAAGGGGTCAACGCTCGCTCGCCTTTCGCCGCTGACAACCGCAGGGCGGAGGAGCTGGCCCTAGTTTACGATAAAGCCATCGGTGCAGGCAGTGATGCGCACTTTCCATTCGAGTATGGGAGGTGCTGGGTGGAGATCGAGAACTTCGACTCCCCGCAGCAGTTCCTGGAGAACTTGCGCCGAGGACGCGCGTTCGGGCCTCGCAAAACGGCTTTTTGGCTCTCCGGCATCTCGTTGATGATCAAACGAGTCCGTCTAGCCTGGTGGCGACTACATGGCTTCCGCGGGTTTCAGCGGTAA
- a CDS encoding LysM peptidoglycan-binding domain-containing protein, which translates to MSTCHLFPMPRKLVSLGLLVLLLFGLTLMPIASAQEGPVIHVVRPGETLYLIAARYNVTVRAIMQANGLRNPNVIYVGQELVIPANAEAPASAPTTPVGERVHIVARGQTLFSIALRYNVTVGELMRANNLRNPNLIYPGQRLVIPSVAAPTALPPEAAPAMPTPTLAVSTPTPTPGMALPTTPRPQPEAVTQVTAPIAVPPPGPCACDEVISILSPAPNQTVVSPVVVTGLASAFEQQITVRILDESGAEVGLGVGFIDADMGQRGPFTATVPFAVPLNTQFGRIQVYSVSPRDGAVEHLSSVTIRLQGLDLEPMLDLLREAIEAKNYEELRSFMPPDSFSIGFYRGEGQVLSPDAAIQSLRENYLGPGRVKVDLSVNGRELLKDRVVLPADVRWVAYSTGWGKDGKDDAFLLIMERNGRAFWGGLLYVPTRLVDYR; encoded by the coding sequence ATGTCCACATGTCACCTCTTCCCTATGCCGAGGAAACTCGTGTCTCTGGGCTTGCTGGTCCTGCTGCTGTTCGGCCTGACGCTGATGCCAATCGCGTCAGCCCAGGAAGGGCCGGTGATCCATGTCGTCCGGCCAGGGGAAACCCTCTACCTGATCGCGGCCCGCTATAACGTAACCGTGCGCGCGATCATGCAGGCCAATGGCCTGCGCAACCCCAATGTCATCTACGTAGGGCAGGAGCTAGTTATCCCTGCCAATGCTGAGGCCCCTGCTTCTGCCCCCACCACGCCGGTGGGAGAGCGCGTCCACATCGTGGCGCGAGGACAGACCCTCTTCTCCATCGCGCTGCGCTATAACGTGACGGTAGGGGAGCTGATGCGGGCGAACAACTTGCGCAATCCCAACCTGATCTATCCCGGCCAGCGGCTGGTGATTCCCAGTGTGGCCGCTCCTACGGCGCTGCCCCCGGAAGCGGCGCCAGCAATGCCGACCCCTACGCTGGCTGTTAGTACCCCAACCCCGACGCCAGGTATGGCCCTGCCCACAACGCCAAGGCCGCAACCGGAGGCTGTGACCCAGGTGACCGCCCCTATCGCCGTGCCGCCGCCCGGGCCGTGCGCGTGCGATGAGGTGATCTCTATCCTTAGCCCCGCACCTAATCAGACCGTTGTCAGCCCAGTCGTAGTGACAGGTCTGGCCTCGGCATTTGAGCAACAGATCACCGTGCGCATTCTAGATGAGTCAGGCGCAGAGGTAGGATTGGGCGTGGGGTTCATCGATGCGGACATGGGACAGCGGGGTCCGTTCACGGCCACTGTGCCATTTGCCGTGCCGCTCAACACCCAGTTTGGGCGCATCCAGGTCTATAGCGTCAGCCCACGCGACGGGGCTGTGGAGCACCTGAGCTCGGTGACCATACGGCTGCAAGGGCTTGATCTAGAGCCGATGCTCGACCTGCTGCGGGAGGCCATCGAAGCCAAAAACTACGAGGAGCTGCGGAGTTTTATGCCGCCGGACAGTTTCTCCATCGGCTTCTACCGCGGTGAAGGTCAGGTGCTGTCACCCGACGCCGCCATTCAATCATTGCGAGAAAACTACCTTGGCCCCGGCCGAGTAAAGGTGGACCTCTCCGTCAACGGACGCGAGCTACTCAAGGATCGAGTAGTATTGCCAGCAGACGTGCGCTGGGTTGCCTACTCCACCGGATGGGGGAAGGATGGGAAGGACGATGCCTTCCTGTTGATCATGGAACGGAACGGCCGGGCGTTCTGGGGCGGATTGCTTTACGTGCCTACTAGGCTGGTAGATTACCGCTGA
- a CDS encoding HAD family hydrolase has translation MGLPTRTEAWNLVCEWVSSESLRKHMLAVEAALRAYARKYGEDEELWGITGLVHDLDFERYPDMTDPVNGHPRTELRLFRELGWPTELIHAIEGHAEYLGVPRESRLDKALMAVDELTGLIMAVGYVRPTKDLRDVTVKSVRNKWKDKAFAAAINRQDIERFTAELGEDLDAHIALVLEAMQGIASELGLDGRLAQNSVNTLNT, from the coding sequence ATGGGGCTGCCGACGCGGACAGAAGCTTGGAATCTGGTCTGTGAGTGGGTCTCATCCGAAAGTCTGCGTAAACACATGCTGGCGGTGGAAGCCGCGCTGCGCGCTTATGCCCGCAAGTACGGCGAGGATGAGGAGCTGTGGGGAATCACAGGCTTGGTGCACGATCTGGATTTCGAGCGGTACCCTGATATGACGGACCCGGTGAACGGTCACCCGCGCACGGAGTTGCGGCTGTTTCGCGAGCTGGGATGGCCGACAGAGCTTATCCACGCGATCGAGGGACACGCGGAGTACCTGGGTGTGCCGCGCGAAAGCCGGCTGGATAAGGCGCTGATGGCCGTGGACGAGCTCACTGGTCTGATCATGGCCGTGGGATACGTCCGCCCTACTAAGGACCTGCGCGATGTCACCGTCAAATCGGTACGTAACAAGTGGAAGGATAAAGCGTTCGCCGCCGCAATCAACCGTCAAGACATCGAGCGCTTTACAGCCGAGCTGGGTGAGGACTTGGACGCGCACATTGCGCTGGTCCTGGAAGCCATGCAAGGGATCGCCTCTGAGCTGGGATTAGATGGCCGGCTAGCGCAGAATTCAGTAAACACGTTAAACACGTGA
- a CDS encoding ribonuclease J, with the protein MSKRLRIIPLGGLGEIGKNMMAIEFGQDILIIDVGVMFPENDMWGVDLVIPDWSYLRDKFDRVIGIVITHGHEDHIGALPYLLMEMRAPIYATRLAFGLIEGKLRRQGVADVAEFHAIRVGDRFTVGPFEIECLAMNHSIPDGVGLAIRTPAGLLIHTGDFKFDYTPAQGLGPDFGRLAELGREGVLALLADSTGAERPGFTPSEQVIEPVFDEIFRQAPGRIIVATFASLLSRMQQVIRCASRHGRKMVLAGYSIQENVRIAQELGYLQVPAGILISTEAARRLSLNQVVFLVTGSQGEPGAALARIARGQHRDIEIIPGDTVILSANPIPGNEEEVYRVINKLIQRGAEVIYPPLAQVHVSGHASQEEQKLLLALTRPRYFIPIHGELRHLHAHARTARALGIPPERIFIVENGMVIEFEDGVGHIGERVPGGYVFVDGSGVGDIGPAVLRDREALARDGFVIVVVTINQSTGTLIGQPELVSRGFVYLRESSELLDEAARRVVKAVNSNGHRSTRALEATIKEVVSKYLYDETRRRPMILPVVTQVQI; encoded by the coding sequence GTGAGCAAACGCCTGCGTATCATCCCCCTAGGAGGCCTAGGGGAAATCGGCAAAAATATGATGGCCATTGAGTTCGGTCAGGACATCCTGATCATAGATGTGGGTGTGATGTTCCCCGAAAATGATATGTGGGGCGTGGATCTAGTCATCCCAGACTGGTCATACTTGCGCGACAAGTTCGATCGCGTGATAGGGATTGTAATCACCCACGGACATGAGGACCACATCGGCGCGCTGCCATACCTGCTAATGGAGATGCGCGCGCCTATCTATGCCACCCGGCTTGCCTTTGGCCTAATCGAAGGCAAGCTAAGGCGGCAGGGAGTAGCTGACGTCGCCGAGTTCCATGCGATCCGGGTGGGCGACCGCTTCACAGTGGGCCCCTTTGAGATCGAATGCCTGGCGATGAACCACTCCATCCCAGACGGCGTTGGGCTGGCGATCCGCACGCCAGCCGGCCTTCTAATCCACACGGGCGATTTTAAGTTTGATTACACGCCAGCCCAGGGCCTGGGGCCGGACTTTGGCCGGCTGGCCGAGTTAGGGCGCGAAGGCGTGCTGGCACTGTTGGCCGACTCTACAGGCGCGGAACGCCCAGGGTTCACCCCATCTGAACAGGTGATTGAACCCGTCTTTGACGAGATCTTTCGACAGGCGCCTGGGCGTATTATCGTGGCCACGTTTGCCTCGCTTCTCTCACGCATGCAACAAGTGATCCGCTGTGCAAGCCGCCACGGTCGTAAAATGGTGCTGGCTGGGTATTCCATCCAAGAGAACGTCCGTATCGCTCAGGAGTTGGGCTATCTACAAGTTCCTGCGGGGATTCTGATCTCAACAGAAGCTGCGCGTCGTCTATCGTTGAACCAAGTGGTCTTCCTCGTTACCGGCAGCCAGGGCGAACCCGGAGCGGCCTTAGCTCGCATCGCCCGTGGCCAGCATCGAGATATTGAGATCATCCCCGGCGATACGGTCATCCTCTCGGCGAACCCAATCCCGGGCAATGAGGAGGAAGTCTACCGAGTCATCAACAAGCTGATTCAGCGCGGCGCTGAGGTGATCTATCCACCGCTGGCTCAGGTGCATGTCTCCGGCCACGCTAGTCAAGAAGAACAGAAGCTGCTATTGGCACTGACCCGACCTCGTTACTTCATCCCTATTCATGGCGAATTGCGACATCTGCACGCCCACGCCCGGACGGCACGAGCGCTGGGGATCCCTCCTGAGCGCATTTTCATCGTGGAAAACGGCATGGTGATCGAATTCGAAGACGGCGTGGGCCACATTGGCGAGCGAGTGCCCGGCGGCTATGTGTTTGTGGACGGTTCCGGCGTGGGCGACATCGGCCCGGCCGTGTTGCGGGATCGCGAGGCCCTGGCGCGCGATGGGTTTGTCATCGTGGTAGTGACCATCAACCAGAGCACCGGCACCTTAATCGGACAGCCGGAGCTGGTGAGCCGTGGCTTCGTCTATCTGAGAGAATCGAGCGAGTTACTGGACGAGGCGGCGCGCCGAGTAGTCAAGGCGGTCAACAGCAACGGCCACCGCTCAACGCGAGCGTTGGAGGCCACCATCAAGGAGGTGGTAAGCAAGTACCTCTATGATGAAACCCGCCGTCGGCCGATGATATTGCCGGTGGTAACCCAAGTGCAGATATAG
- a CDS encoding ABC transporter ATP-binding protein, translating into MARVTVQNVVKRFKTVTALRGISFEINDGEFFVLLGPTGAGKTTTLRVIAGLERQDEGHVLFDGQPVDHLTPSERDVAFVFEQYSLYPTMTVYENLAFPLRSPLRRMSEPDIRRRVTAVAEKLRISHLLDRTTAHLSGGEMQRVSLGRALVREPRIFLMDEPLSNLDAKLREALRIELKHLQKTEGNTTLFVTHDQIEALTMSDRIAVLNKGCIVQIGTPEDIYDRPATTFVAQLVGTPRINLFEARREDDTLWVVNSTLRLPAPAGSELPPIFLLGVRPEDVQVCHDGEFSGEIALIEPLGVETILHIKAGKQTLLSIAPGMTPLRVGDPVRFSILRERLHYFRSDGMRIAA; encoded by the coding sequence ATGGCCCGTGTGACCGTGCAGAACGTGGTCAAGCGCTTTAAAACCGTCACGGCCTTGAGGGGCATCTCCTTCGAGATCAACGATGGCGAGTTCTTCGTGCTGCTTGGACCAACCGGCGCCGGCAAGACCACAACCCTGCGGGTGATCGCTGGGCTGGAACGCCAAGACGAGGGGCATGTGCTGTTCGATGGCCAGCCGGTGGACCACCTTACCCCCTCGGAGCGAGACGTGGCCTTCGTCTTCGAGCAGTACTCGCTGTATCCCACCATGACGGTGTATGAGAATCTGGCCTTTCCTCTGCGCTCTCCCCTACGCCGGATGTCTGAACCGGATATCCGCCGGCGGGTAACGGCGGTAGCGGAGAAACTGCGTATCAGCCATCTGCTGGATCGCACCACGGCCCACCTCTCCGGCGGCGAGATGCAACGGGTGTCACTGGGACGGGCCCTCGTGCGCGAGCCGCGGATCTTCCTGATGGACGAGCCGCTCTCCAACCTAGATGCCAAGCTGCGTGAGGCCCTTCGCATCGAGCTCAAACACCTCCAGAAGACAGAAGGGAACACCACGCTGTTTGTCACCCATGACCAAATCGAGGCTTTGACCATGAGCGATCGCATCGCCGTCTTAAACAAAGGCTGCATTGTACAGATTGGCACGCCGGAGGACATCTACGACCGGCCGGCGACGACGTTTGTAGCCCAACTGGTCGGCACCCCCAGGATCAACCTGTTCGAAGCCAGGCGAGAGGATGACACACTATGGGTGGTCAACAGCACCCTCCGCCTGCCCGCGCCGGCCGGGAGCGAGCTTCCTCCCATCTTTCTCCTGGGCGTGCGGCCTGAGGACGTGCAGGTGTGCCACGACGGCGAGTTCTCCGGCGAGATTGCGCTCATAGAGCCGCTGGGCGTGGAGACGATCTTGCACATCAAAGCGGGAAAGCAAACCTTGCTGAGTATTGCGCCTGGGATGACCCCCTTGCGGGTGGGGGATCCGGTGAGATTCAGCATCCTTCGCGAGCGACTACACTATTTCCGTTCCGATGGGATGCGCATTGCCGCATAG
- a CDS encoding ABC transporter ATP-binding protein has protein sequence MATIELRNVEKRFGDVHAVKPMNLVIHDGEFVVLLGPSGCGKTTTLRMISGLETVSGGQILINGRDVTWAHPSERDIAFVFQLFALYPHMTVWQNIAFPLQAQRTPKTVVKQRVEEVARLLQIEPFLHLRPGALSLGDQQRVALARALVRRPAAFLMDEPLGALDADAREAMRAEIKRLHISQHATTVYVTHDQIEAMAMGDRIVVMSEAVVQQVGTPAEVYFNPANLFVARFIGSPGMNLLRGHFADGVIYLPGGNRYTPPPAWVAALQRKLGREGDVILGFRPEAGQLVQDGPLAAEVYASDLHGSYVMLHLSLNDELVHLRVSRGAAYPIGASVRFDLDPEMVRFFDPNTEMALALEGC, from the coding sequence ATGGCGACCATCGAGCTGCGCAACGTTGAAAAGCGATTCGGCGACGTTCACGCCGTTAAACCGATGAACCTGGTCATCCACGATGGCGAGTTCGTGGTCCTGTTGGGCCCCTCAGGGTGTGGTAAGACCACCACACTGCGGATGATCTCAGGGCTGGAGACGGTCAGCGGCGGACAGATCCTGATCAACGGGCGGGATGTCACCTGGGCGCATCCCAGTGAGCGAGATATCGCCTTCGTCTTTCAACTCTTCGCCTTATACCCCCATATGACGGTATGGCAGAACATCGCCTTCCCCCTTCAGGCTCAGCGGACGCCCAAGACGGTTGTCAAACAGCGGGTAGAGGAGGTGGCGCGCCTCCTGCAGATCGAGCCCTTTCTCCATCTGCGTCCAGGCGCCTTAAGCCTAGGCGATCAGCAACGGGTGGCCCTGGCACGGGCATTGGTGCGACGGCCAGCCGCCTTTCTCATGGACGAGCCGCTGGGCGCGCTGGACGCTGATGCCCGCGAGGCGATGCGGGCGGAGATCAAACGCCTTCACATCTCCCAACACGCTACGACAGTATACGTGACTCATGATCAAATTGAAGCCATGGCCATGGGAGATCGTATTGTAGTGATGTCAGAGGCGGTTGTGCAACAGGTGGGTACGCCGGCAGAGGTGTACTTCAACCCGGCCAACCTGTTCGTGGCACGCTTTATCGGCAGCCCCGGCATGAACTTGCTCCGCGGCCACTTTGCTGATGGAGTGATCTATCTGCCAGGAGGAAACCGCTACACCCCGCCTCCTGCTTGGGTAGCGGCCTTGCAACGGAAGCTGGGCCGTGAAGGCGACGTGATCTTGGGCTTCCGCCCGGAGGCGGGCCAGCTCGTCCAAGACGGACCGTTAGCCGCCGAGGTTTACGCCTCCGACCTGCACGGTTCTTACGTGATGCTCCATCTGAGCCTAAATGATGAGCTAGTCCATCTGCGCGTCAGCCGAGGAGCCGCCTATCCCATCGGCGCGAGCGTGCGATTCGACCTTGACCCGGAGATGGTGCGCTTCTTCGACCCCAATACGGAGATGGCGCTGGCGTTGGAGGGATGCTGA